A section of the Streptomyces sp. Je 1-369 genome encodes:
- a CDS encoding radical SAM protein — MRIGIMGACNMRCNFCNFHSPNEEQFYDLFSFKDSIATDKAVTLLREFAANDGRAVTFCGSGECTIHPGYADICRAGHAAGLRIGLITNGSRLGRPKVADCVAETHTWVRIGLNAGTEATFDDITRDREQTFSKFIGSVGKLRENAVDPDFRIGFNYVITLQNYREILEAAHIAHESGAHYVRFEPEFYSALGHETIESVMPEISESLTRAAALSTQDFEVSVPKLDRGPMDQVEEVEGDFEHCHYSRFVTAVGADGNLYPCPQVHLNSRYLIGNVLEQGYADVLEGGPRAEWEASNPRRTDLCKSCFYRPQNELLELLKRGQIKLDEALDAYALEVPSTLHGDFV; from the coding sequence ATGCGGATCGGCATCATGGGCGCCTGCAATATGCGGTGCAATTTCTGCAACTTCCACTCGCCCAACGAGGAACAGTTCTACGACCTGTTCTCGTTCAAGGACTCGATCGCCACCGACAAGGCGGTCACGCTGCTCCGCGAATTCGCCGCGAACGACGGCCGGGCCGTGACGTTCTGCGGCAGCGGCGAGTGCACCATCCACCCCGGCTACGCGGACATCTGCCGGGCCGGCCACGCGGCGGGGCTGCGGATCGGGCTCATCACCAATGGCTCGCGCCTCGGCCGCCCCAAGGTCGCCGACTGCGTCGCCGAGACTCACACCTGGGTCCGCATCGGCCTGAACGCCGGTACGGAAGCCACCTTCGACGACATCACGCGGGACCGCGAGCAGACGTTCTCGAAGTTCATCGGATCGGTAGGCAAGCTCCGCGAGAACGCCGTCGACCCGGACTTCCGCATCGGCTTCAACTACGTGATCACCCTCCAGAACTACCGGGAGATCCTGGAGGCGGCCCACATCGCCCACGAGTCCGGCGCCCACTACGTGCGTTTCGAACCCGAGTTCTACAGCGCCCTCGGCCACGAAACCATCGAATCCGTGATGCCGGAGATCTCCGAATCCCTCACCCGCGCCGCCGCCCTCTCCACGCAGGACTTCGAGGTGTCGGTCCCCAAACTGGACCGCGGCCCGATGGACCAGGTGGAGGAGGTCGAGGGCGACTTCGAGCACTGCCACTACAGCCGGTTCGTGACGGCCGTCGGCGCCGACGGAAATCTCTACCCGTGCCCGCAGGTCCACCTCAACAGCCGCTATCTGATCGGCAATGTCCTCGAACAGGGATATGCGGACGTCCTCGAGGGCGGGCCGCGCGCGGAATGGGAGGCGTCCAACCCGCGTCGGACCGACCTCTGCAAGTCGTGCTTCTACCGCCCCCAGAACGAGCTCCTTGAACTCCTCAAACGCGGCCAGATCAAACTCGACGAGGCCCTGGACGCGTACGCGCTGGAAGTACCCAGCACCCTGCACGGCGACTTCGTCTGA
- a CDS encoding peptidoglycan-binding domain-containing protein, whose translation MRPHERTHLRRRTATRAFLGFAIGAGLAAGSLAGATTGAAADGRGAKPAATTTGVGIPASHNNLGLTTAEARKVQTWLAAHWQYTGSIDGRLGTSSWAAMQRYLRADWNYTGPVNGDLGTATLKSLHKMLQTNWGLTDPFDGVVGPRFQAAFKRFANGI comes from the coding sequence ATGCGACCGCACGAGCGAACTCACCTACGGCGACGCACCGCGACCAGGGCCTTCCTCGGCTTCGCCATCGGCGCCGGTCTCGCCGCCGGGAGCCTCGCGGGCGCGACGACGGGTGCCGCGGCGGACGGCCGGGGCGCGAAGCCCGCCGCGACGACCACCGGCGTCGGCATCCCGGCCTCGCACAACAACCTCGGCCTCACCACCGCGGAGGCCAGGAAGGTGCAGACCTGGCTGGCGGCGCACTGGCAGTACACGGGCTCCATCGACGGAAGGCTCGGCACCAGCAGCTGGGCGGCCATGCAACGCTATCTCAGGGCGGACTGGAACTACACCGGGCCGGTCAACGGGGACCTCGGCACCGCCACGCTGAAGTCGCTGCACAAGATGCTGCAGACGAACTGGGGGCTCACCGACCCGTTCGACGGGGTCGTCGGCCCCAGGTTCCAGGCCGCGTTCAAGCGGTTCGCCAACGGCATCTGA
- a CDS encoding 3-hydroxybutyrate dehydrogenase, giving the protein MTSEHFTGRSVLVTGGGSGIGRACAEAFAAGGALVHVVDVDADSAKAVADAVGGVPHVVDLTDAGAVPGLPTAVDILVNSAGTQHVAPIEEFDPDRFEQLQRLMVTAPFLLLKHCLPHMYGQGWGRVVNISSVHGLRASPFKSAYVAAKHGLEGLSKVAALEGAPHGVTSNCVNPGYVRTPLVEGQIADQAAVHGIAPRDVVSDVLLDRSAIKRLIEPAEVAAVALWLCGPHTGYVTGASLPVDGGWGAS; this is encoded by the coding sequence ATGACGAGCGAACACTTCACCGGCCGGTCCGTCCTGGTGACCGGCGGCGGGAGCGGCATCGGGCGGGCCTGCGCCGAGGCGTTCGCCGCCGGTGGCGCCCTGGTCCATGTCGTCGACGTGGACGCGGATTCGGCCAAGGCGGTGGCCGACGCGGTCGGCGGGGTCCCGCATGTCGTGGACCTCACCGACGCGGGCGCGGTCCCCGGACTGCCGACCGCCGTCGACATCCTGGTCAACAGCGCGGGCACGCAACACGTCGCCCCCATCGAGGAGTTCGACCCCGACCGGTTCGAGCAGCTCCAACGGCTCATGGTCACCGCACCCTTCCTGCTGCTCAAGCACTGTCTGCCGCACATGTACGGGCAGGGGTGGGGCCGCGTCGTGAACATCTCCAGCGTGCACGGGCTGCGGGCCAGCCCCTTCAAGTCCGCGTACGTCGCCGCCAAGCACGGCCTGGAGGGGCTCAGCAAGGTCGCCGCGCTGGAAGGCGCCCCGCACGGGGTGACCAGCAACTGCGTCAACCCCGGCTATGTCCGTACGCCGTTGGTCGAAGGACAGATCGCGGACCAGGCCGCCGTGCACGGCATCGCGCCCCGGGACGTCGTCTCGGACGTCCTGCTCGACCGGTCCGCGATCAAGCGGCTGATCGAACCGGCGGAGGTCGCCGCGGTCGCGCTCTGGCTCTGCGGACCCCATACGGGGTACGTCACCGGAGCCTCGCTCCCGGTGGACGGCGGCTGGGGGGCGAGCTGA